The following are encoded together in the Glycine max cultivar Williams 82 chromosome 8, Glycine_max_v4.0, whole genome shotgun sequence genome:
- the LOC100814227 gene encoding vacuolar iron transporter 1, translating to MAATLEPEKKSLLRHHSEKHFTAGEIVRDIIIGVSDGLTVPFALAAGLSGANATSSIVLTAGIAEVAAGAISMGLGGYLAAKSESDHYARELKREQEEIIAVPDTEAAEVAEIMAQYGIEAHEYAPVVSALRKNPQAWLDFMMKFELGLEKPDPRRALHSAMTIAIAYILGGVVPLLPYMFIPEAAEAVVFSVLVTLVALLIFGYAKGHFTGNKPFRSALETALIGAIASAAAFGLAKAFHP from the exons ATGGCTGCCACCTTGGAACCTGAGAAAAAAAGCCTTCTCAGACACCACTCCGAGAAGCACTTCACCGCCGGCGAAATCGTCCGCGACATCATCATCGGCGTTTCCGATGGCCTTACCGTCCCCTTCGCCCTCGCTGCCGGACTCTCCGGAGCCAATGCCACCTCCTCCATTGTTCTCACCGCCGGCATAGCCGAAGTCGCCGCCGGCGCCATCTCCATGGGTCTCGGCGG TTATTTGGCAGCAAAAAGTGAATCTGATCACTACGCTAGAGAATTGAAAAGAGAGCAAGAGGAAATCATCGCCGTGCCAGATACTG aagcgGCAGAGGTAGCAGAAATAATGGCTCAGTATGGAATAGAGGCACATGAATATGCACCCGTGGTGAGTGCTCTCAGAAAAAACCCTCAAGCATGGCTTGATTTCATGATGAA ATTTGAGCTGGGACTAGAGAAGCCAGATCCAAGGAGAGCATTGCATAGTGCAATGACGATTGCCATTGCTTACATATTGGGTGGGGTTGTTCCTCTCCTTCCTTACATGTTCATTCCAGAGGCAGCAGAGGCAGTTGTGTTTTCAGTTCTTGTTACTTTGGTTGCACTGCTGATTTTTGGCTATGCCAAAGGGCACTTCACGGGCAATAAACCATTCAGGAGTGCTTTGGAAACAGCTCTAATTGGCGCCATCGCCTCTGCAGCTGCGTTTGGTTTGGCAAAGGCTTTCCATCCATAG
- the LOC113002420 gene encoding uncharacterized protein produces the protein MLHRDGNPAYLDTVNRIWRCRVRHKDVSGERSLLLLPELERWRSDIEASLLDSQVLERLASIDTTKIEKCTAASEEVHPSTAAEEVHPSTAAEVQKVRRECDSVELQYLSKDSLLNSLEVNETPIEEQSRDADVPCPHVINNNDPDLMEKDLTSVPRNDYHRPSLMERNSTTPISEWNDSIDGLEGGTSDHAIRCHLPSPKGTKVSPLTKYKPTKITRSRKTKRWSQLEEETRKTAVDKFGRGKWKLMLDSNKDIFKERTEVDLNDKWRSMTRLLSNMNSGGYV, from the exons ATGCTCCACCGCGACGGCAATCCTGCCTATCTCGACACGGTGAACAGGATATGGCGCTGTAGGGTTCGGCACAAGGACGTTTCCGGGGAGAGAAGCCTTCTGCTCTTGCCGGAGTTGGAGCGGTGGAGGAGCGACATCGAAGCTTCCCTATTGGACTCGCAAGTGTTGGAGAGGTTGGCCTCCATTGATACCACAA AAATTGAGAAGTGCACTGCTGCTTCTGAGGAAGTTCATCCCTCAACAGCTGCTGAGGAAGTGCATCCCTCAACAGCTGCCGAGGTCCAAAAGGTTAGGAGGGAATGCGATTCTGTGGAGTTGCAATATTTGTCTAAGGATTCTCTACTTAATTCGTTGGAAGTGAATGAGACACCGATTGAAGAACAGAGTAGAGATGCAGATGTACCTTGCCCGCATGTTATTAATAACAATGACCCTGATCTGATGGAAAAGGATCTAACTTCTGTCCCTCGTAATGATTACCATAGGCCAAGTTTAATGGAAAGAAATAGTACCACTCCTATTTCTGAG TGGAATGATTCGATAGACGGCTTGGAGGGTGGAACATCTGATCATGCAATTAGATGTCATTTGCCTAGCCCCAAGGGGACAAAAGTTTCTCCATTGACAAAGTATAAACCAACAAAAATTACAAGGAGTAGAAAAACGAAAAGATGGAGTCAGTTGGAAGAGGAGACTCGAAAGACTGCTGTAGACAA GtttggcaggggaaaatggaaGTTAATGCTAGATTCTAACAAAGATATATTCAAAGAGAGAACTGAA GTTGATTTGAATGACAAGTGGAGAAGCATGACAAG ACTATTAAGCAATATGAACAGTGGAGGTTATGTATGA
- the LOC100814757 gene encoding aspartate-semialdehyde dehydrogenase, giving the protein MMMSSLSVSRHNHLFSGPLPARPKPKPSFSSSRIRMSLQENGPSIAVVGVTGAVGQEFLSVLSDRDFPYSSIKMLASKRSAGRRITFEDRDYVVEELTAESFDGVDIALFSAGGSISKYFGPIAVDRGTVVVDNSSAFRMDENVPLVIPEVNPEAMQNIKAGTGKGALIANPNCSTIICLMAATPLHRRAKVLRMVVSTYQAASGAGAAAMEELQLQTREVLEGKPPTCKIFNRQYAFNLFSHNASVLSNGYNEEEMKMVKETRKIWNNKDVKVTATCIRVPVMRAHAESVNLQFETPLDEDTARDILKNAPGVVVIDDRESNHFPTPLEVSNKDDVAVGRIRQDLSQDGNQGLDIFVCGDQIRKGAALNAIQIAEMLL; this is encoded by the exons ATGATGATGTCTTCACTCTCTGTTTCGCGCCACAACCACCTCTTCTCGGGCCCTCTCCCGGCCCGGCCCAAGCCCAAGCCCAGCTTTTCCTCTTCCAGGATCCGAATGTCCCTCCAAGAAAACGGCCCCTCCATCGCCGTCGTGGGCGTCACCGGCGCCGTCGGCCAGGAGTTCCTCTCCGTCCTCTCCGACCGCGACTTCCCCTACAGCTCCATCAAAATGCTCGCGTCCAAGCGCTCCGCTGGGCGCCGCATCACCTTTGAGGACAGGGACTACGTCGTGGAGGAGCTGACGGCGGAGAGCTTCGATGGCGTCGACATCGCGCTCTTCAGCGCCGGCGGCTCCATTAGCAAGTACTTCGGCCCCATCGCCGTCGATCGGGGAACGGTGGTCGTCGACAACAGCTCCGCGTTTCGGATGGACGAGAATGTCCCATTGGTAATTCCCGAAGTGAACCCGGAAGCAATGCAAAACATCAAAGCCGGAACTGGAAAGGGCGCACTCATTGCTAACCCTAATTGCTCCACCATTATATGCTTGATGGCTGCTACCCCTCTTCATCGACGTGCCAAG GTGTTACGTATGGTTGTTAGTACCTATCAGGCTGCTAGTGGTGCGGGTGCTGCTGCAATGGAAGAGCTTCAGCTGCAAACTCGTGAG GTGTTGGAAGGAAAACCGCCCACTTGTAAAATATTTAACCGACAG TATGCTTTTAATCTATTCTCGCATAATGCGTCTGTTCTTTCAAATGGAtataatgaagaagaaatgaaaatggTCAAGGAGACCAGGAAAATCTGG AATAATAAGGACGTTAAAGTAACTGCCACATGCATACGAGTTCCTGTCATGCGAGCTCATGCTGAGAGTGTGAATCTTCAATTTGAAACACCCCTTGATGAG gACACTGCAAGAGATATTCTGAAGAATGCTCCAGGTGTAGTGGTTATTGATGATCGTGAATCCAATCATTTTCCTACTCCATTGGAAGTTTCAAACAAGGATGATGTTGCTGTTGGTAGGATTCGCCAGGACCTATCTCAGGATGGGAACCAAGG GTTGGACATCTTTGTATGTGGGGATCAAATTCGCAAGGGAGCTGCACTTAACGCAATCCAGATTGCTGAGATGTTGCTATGA